A genomic region of Deltaproteobacteria bacterium contains the following coding sequences:
- the mazG gene encoding nucleoside triphosphate pyrophosphohydrolase, which produces MTQKIPRLRNEIEDLLQIIRTLRGPNGCLWDREQTPSDIGRYLLEEAYEVVDAIEESDAEHLKEELGDLLFQILFLCAFAEERDEYRFSDIVSAVSAKMIRRHPHVFGNVSVRSIEEIKNNWSYIKEHVENKPVQPARHLGKYPMSMPALSKAQKLTEQAAGVGFDWENTRGVLDKIVEEIDELKDAIHHGRVRQIEIEIGDLFFSIANLCRFVDIDAEQSLKKTINKFEERFAYIEDSLKNQQKTLMEASSEEMNHLWDEAKAKEGDRK; this is translated from the coding sequence ATGACCCAAAAAATCCCCCGGCTTCGGAATGAGATCGAGGACCTCCTGCAAATTATCCGGACTTTGCGTGGCCCCAACGGTTGTCTGTGGGACAGGGAACAGACCCCGTCAGATATCGGGCGCTATCTGCTTGAGGAAGCTTATGAGGTCGTTGACGCCATAGAGGAAAGTGATGCGGAACATCTCAAGGAGGAGCTGGGAGACCTTCTTTTTCAGATCCTCTTTCTTTGCGCATTTGCCGAAGAAAGGGATGAATACCGTTTCAGCGATATCGTCTCCGCCGTGTCCGCCAAAATGATCCGGCGGCACCCCCACGTGTTCGGTAATGTATCAGTCCGAAGCATCGAAGAGATCAAAAACAACTGGTCCTATATAAAGGAACACGTTGAGAATAAACCCGTTCAACCGGCTCGTCATCTCGGTAAGTATCCCATGTCGATGCCGGCCCTGTCCAAAGCGCAGAAACTCACTGAACAGGCTGCCGGAGTCGGTTTCGACTGGGAAAACACCCGGGGCGTTCTGGATAAAATCGTCGAAGAAATCGACGAGTTGAAAGATGCGATTCATCATGGCCGCGTCAGACAAATTGAGATCGAAATCGGGGACCTGTTTTTTTCCATAGCGAATCTTTGCCGTTTTGTCGATATAGACGCGGAACAATCCCTCAAAAAAACGATAAACAAATTTGAGGAACGCTTTGCCTATATCGAAGACAGCCTTAAGAATCAGCAGAAAACATTGATGGAGGCATCGTCCGAGGAAATGAATCATCTATGGGACGAGGCCAAGGCGAAGGAAGGAGATAGGAAGTGA
- a CDS encoding DUF2065 domain-containing protein, whose protein sequence is MKYFLCVMGMVLILEGLPYFAFPEKIKVFMMKIMDTPDRVLRILGFTSMLFGLVLVYFGTN, encoded by the coding sequence GTGAAATACTTTCTGTGCGTTATGGGAATGGTCCTGATTCTGGAGGGTCTGCCATATTTCGCTTTCCCCGAAAAAATCAAGGTATTCATGATGAAAATCATGGACACTCCGGATCGCGTTTTACGTATTTTGGGGTTCACGTCCATGCTTTTCGGCCTTGTCCTTGTTTATTTCGGCACAAACTGA